The Nymphaea colorata isolate Beijing-Zhang1983 chromosome 11, ASM883128v2, whole genome shotgun sequence genome includes the window TAAAGCAAAGAAATATTTCGATTCTTTTTAACATACTTGGAACTTGGAAATATGCTACCAACTTTGCACTAGTTTATTTATAAATACGTgcgctttgtatctttcaaaaGACAATAAGTAAAGCATGCAATTTAGTGCCATTAGCAACTTTTAGTAAATATATTAGATTTCTGCAGTGTAACCCATAGATTGAGCATCTCTTTGTGAATCACtcgaaaagaaaggaagaaaagtatGGCCCTACTTTAACGTCACCAACTAAACTATAGATATATAGCTCTCAGCCATCAACAGTTAGATCACGATAGCCATTAATGGCTTTTCAGTTCACATAACATATAATAATATGTCATCACATGATTGGAACAAGTGATAGTAGCTTTTCACTTTGTTCTGGAAACTCACCAAGGTGCAACGGGGGAAGTGAAAACTGACTGTAAGTAGAGCTACCACTTCTAATTTCTCTCATCGTCACTAAAGCAGCGACTGTGTTTCTGAATATGTTGTCTTCTGCTGCTGCCATTTCTGCAATTTTCCCTCCTTTCTGTTGTCCCTCGCCTGGGAACACGAAGTGCATTGTGTTCTCACACTCCTTGATCAGTTTGGAGAGCAGGTCGGTGGTGAAGAATGGCTGCTGTAGAACCTTTTGGATGAAGGGTAACCGCAACAAAGCACCTGTTCTTTTGTCGTACTTCTTTAAGATCTTGGCGATGCCTGCAACATCCAATTTCGTGTTCACGTGTCAGCTTTCTATTTCATGATATTGTAAGAGAAGACAAAACGAAAATAACAGgagtaaaaaagaaacatccaATAGTATTCCATCGTTTGTACTTTTCTTCTCTTAAAGAAAAGTATTTGTTTGcattgatgaaaatttttgaaatcttaTTTGGTCTTTGTGTTTCTTTTCCATGTTTCACTCAAAGATCGGAAAACCCTACAGAATGCtttggaaatatatatattcctttgtTTGCATTGTCCACTGtctcaaagaaaaaacaagaatccTATATGTCTCAAAGGAAAAGAGCAACACCAATATGCTGTAACGCGGCTGCCTGATTTGAAGTTTATTGCCGGTGATGATTAAATTAAGTAATCAACAAACTCCTCTtccgagagagagaaagagagagagagagagagagacctagGGGCTAGGAGCCCCACCATCTATAGCAAAGGCAAGATTTAGATGTGGCTTTGtattgagaaagagagataaagagaacCAAAAATATTGGATATATAAACCCGTAAAAGCAGAAACAGGAGCAGCAGCATCACCAGCAGAAAAGCGAGATCTATATTtagattagagagagagagagagagagggcctgTATAATTGAGATTGCTGTAGTTTTCCAAAAGCACCATCTCCCCATGAAAATTAACCATCTCCTTTCTCAACTTTCCCATCTCCTCTTTGAAGTCGGCCTCTGAAGGCCTGCTCCCATTTGGTCCCAACGTAGCAATCACACTCTGAATTCTTTCCTGCAACTCCTactcacaaaaatcaatcaataaaTGAATGACTCGAAACCTAACAAACATTTATGACCCTTGCGCTCAAAGCAAATTAAACACAACCAATTAGGCAGAGAAAACGCCGCAAAAGAGAGTTACACATGCTATTATCCGCCATCTTTCTTAAACAAGTTCAAAGCGAAGATCaccaaaaagaaatttaagaagaaaaaaaaaaacgatcaAGACCTCGCAGAATGAGGAGGCGCTAAACTAGTACCTTCTGCCTTATTACAAACTCTTCCTCCCGCTCCATGAAGAAGGCGTTGAACTTATCGATCTCTGCATTCAACAGCAAGATAAACTCTTCCTCCTCTGTCGAGAGTTTATTCGACACCATGTCGGATGCCGTCAAAGAAGACGACCCCGCAGCTTCCTCCTCCATGGAGGAAGACATCAACCTCACCCTCTTCTTCAAATCCTTGTAAGAAAGAAACTTGTCCCTCCAATCGGGCAGCGTTTCTTCTATCTGCCACTTTAATCTCTTACCAAACTTCATTTTTCACTGCAGACTGTGGGGAGCGCGCGATCTTTTTGTACTCCTAAGACAAAAGCTCTCTCTCCAGATGAAAGGGTGCTTGTGCTACAACGTGTACAACTGCAAAACTAAGATATACATCTTACTGCTTAAGAAACGAGAGTgcttaatttcttctttctccgTGCTATTTCAACCATAACCGAAGATGGTAGAGCATATATCGGCGAATGACGTGCCTTGAAGGAATTTGAAGGTCAGGGATCATGATCATCAACCATTAGATGTGCAATCTGTGGGGCCGACCGCGCAAAGTGCATATCTTTGCACATGATGCAATGATCAATACTTTAGTCAGTGAACGTTTTCCACCATGATCGAGGTTGATCACACGGTGATTTGATAGATTATGTGATCTGAAAGGCTACTGAAGGGTTCAGGTTACGTCCAAATGAACCGAGCTAAAACTGTGCTCAGCTACCTTAACAAAAAGCCTTACTGCCCAAGATCGACTCAGCTTGAAAATGTTTAGATGGTGGCAGGATTTCAGCTATGAGCAAATTAATAATATATGGTTATCTGGATCACGTTTTTGAAGTGTTTTAAAATGTTTACTACTACGTTCTAGTGATGAATTGGAATGTACAGTATGAGGCAGTTTAGcaacagtaacaatttgttttttttttatgaacctACCCTAAAAATTGAGTAGATTTAAAATACTATAATATAGTGTCCAATGAATTTATCCTATCTTTTAAAACAGATACATACACAACAGTAGTATCAAACctttttcattgccaaacaactCTAAAAGTAACTATCTGTCGATTTTCAGGTTTAGTCTTATCCCTGGCTGTACAGATTTCAAAACAATTGATTTTTAGACATTTGAACTACGTTATTCTGAACCTTTACATCTCTAATAATGAATGACGACCATCATGAGCATCCACGATCGAGGTACCATTTGCACCTTAATTTTTCATGTGAAATCGTTACAGGAATGCTACTGTAATAAAAGACTTTCTGTTtattatgttcttttcttgCAATTCATCTGCAACCTCTAGAAGAACTTTCTGTTTATTCTGCAATAAAAGACCTCAGAGAGAACTTATTTTCAACGGCCCCCAAAGTTTTAAGCTGCAACTGCTGCACTTATCAGTTCTCATTAAATCCACCATGCATGTGTAAAACATATAACCTAGTTGactttaaaatgaattttatcaAGCTATCGTTGTAAAACTGGTTGATCAAGCTCAGCTGGTTTGCTAAAACAGATTAACTCAGGCAGCTGTCTTCTGTTGCTTAAGATCGGCTTATTTAAGCACACTAAACAAATTTTAGTTAAGCTTAAGCAAGTCGAGTCCCACCGATGCAGAGGGCACCATGTTGGTGGTACTGCAATGAGTGCAGTGCAAAAAGAGGAGGGAATATGTGGGAGCATATGCCTAAGCCTCCCAGTATTCGGTGCAAAAAGCAGAAGGTTGGAAGCCAAAAACTTCCAACGGATATTCTCCTTTTTCAATTACTTTTTGGGTGTTCATTCATTTCGATTTCTATTGGTTAGAGGTTGGCGTTTGCAGGAAAACCGTGACTTACAATGCATTGAAGAAGGAAAGCATGATTCCCTGGAATCTTCCTTTACATGGTGAAATGATGAATTTGACCCTTCAGATCAGATTTCATCATCGAATTTAGCTTCGAGACGTTCACAGTAGCACCAACTGTTACTCTAGAAAAGAGGCCTattggaagaagaaagagagagaaaaaaaaaagactgtaAAGAGTTGAAAAGTGAATACAACTAGCTACCTATACGCTGCAGCTTTATGATATTGTTTCTAATGCCTTCCAATAATATTGGGTATGCGTTAAGAAATTCTACCCAGGTGgccaaatttttcttcttaattccCACATGACCGGACCTTGCATTTTTAAAATTGCTATTCATGCCACTTTTTTTTGGCTGAGAAATGCAAGCATGTGACTTTGATTTTTCCATCTCAGAAGAGGAGCAGTTAGTTCATGAGTATTTTCGTGTTAATTGTTCTTTTAGATTGATTAGAAAGGCTCAGTCACTCACGTGAAAAGAGAAGTATAGTTCTCTCATTAGTTCTAGAGACTCGGGGTAACAATCAAATCCATTTTTGGAGTCGGGTCCCTGGTTTGATGGATCTCAACCCGTCTCTTAGGAGTTTCTGcataaacttcaaaaaaaactaaaaactaggACAACTATCTATATAATAACCCTTTTTATAAACctttgaagatctctcacaatcttcaatatcgAACTAAAATTTTAAGGTGTTACCCATTGCCGATGCTCTCACCCAACCCATTGTGATTAGTAATCTCATTAGTTCAATCTGTGGAGAAACATTTTAACAAAGAGATTAGTGAGATGTAACAGTAAACTTCCTATATACTGCCAAAAGTGGCCCTCAAATATTGGCTCACTCATGGAATTAAGACCAGAAAGAGAACCCTAAACTGAAAGTGTTCTCAGCATATTTGGCGCAGGACTCCAAGGGGGAAAATGGCTTGCCTCATCATCACACTTCCTGTTTTGCCTTTTTAGTTGATGTAAGACAGAAGGAGAGTTGGAATAAGGAAAAGGTTATCTACAAGACATGCCTCATCACTTGGTTATGTCCTTCTCTTTTGTGATAGGAAAGCTAGCTAGGTCCTAAGAAGACTCCATTGGTTTATTCCAATCAAGTCATTCCGGCCATTGATGAATTCTCTTAAGCCCAATTTTAAATAGCTATTGGACCGTTCTTGCTTGATTAGTTACCTTTAGCTTATTGAAATTTATGATTCTAAACGCAACATTGTGATCAAATACCAATTATGTATTTCcaccaacttttctttttttccttgtcttcctCTCAATAGTGATACGAGAGTGCTCGTACCACTGCTCCCCACAATGCATTGGTGCTTAGCTACTTTATGTCATAATGATAAGGTAATGTTATCCATGCAGcactatatatattttgtttataaCTGATACAACTCTATATATagacacctctctctctctctctctctctctctctctctctctctctcacacacacacacaacacgtATATGCATATATAGTCTTTACTGGTAGgatcaggggcggagggagggggggccgcccGGGCCATAGCCCGGGTGagcctagaaaaaaaaattatatgtaaaaaattaaatttttttagtttggtccGATCCGTCGCTCTTCTTGGCCCTACCGTTGCTCCTTTTGGCCTGACTTGTGGATGGTTTGGCctgcccctgaaaaaaatcctggctccacccttgGGTAGGATTATAACTCagtgatattatatatattaaggtTGGAATATGAATAGACTCATCTTATATCCAAAAGCTGGTCAGGAGAGGCAAACAATTTTGTGGTCAACTAGAAAAGTTTGGATAGAGCCGGACCTACTCGATAGAGCCGGACCTACTCGCTAGGTAAGAATCTTGTAGTAAGAAAAATTGATCAAACTCTATAAGCGATCCCTAGGGAAGTGGGGAGAGAAGACTTCGTCAATTGGTAGAATCCAAACAACGGAGTGGGTGTTCGAGGTCTCAAATGGCTAAAACGCCCCTCACACAGTCTGGAATGAGGGGTCGAACACAGGAGTGCATGTTTCAGTCCGAACACCGAAGCCGACTTCTTAACTGGTCTCGTATAAATCATGCAAGGACATTGTCCATTTGATTGATAGACTTCTTTTCTGCATTGGAGCTCATATGGATAGAATACAATTGAAAATGACCATACCAGGCCCATATGCAATGGAAGGACATTAATATTGGCTACAATGATGcacaaatatgtatatttatgtGCTGCATCTATtagtggagccagaaattttctTTAGTAGAAGCACTCATTTAATACATTTAATTTGTTTGGGCcacttatatgtataataatgaaatatatcaaaacattaacatatatattaaactaattttgtgaagcTAGTGTGGACAACTGGCAACTCCAGCtaccatgtggctccgccactggtggCACGCAGAGCCACATATGGCTGGTGTAAGCTGTTGTCCACACCAGCCCATTAAAGGTGtctttattttcaattcataTCCTTAAATATTTGGTCTGTTATATATGAGAGTACCCCTTTAGATATGAAAATATGTGAAGGGTActtccttcaaaaaaaaaatgtgtctttattttcaattcataTCCTTAAATATTTGGTCTGTTATATATGAGAGTACCCCTTTCTATATGAAAATATGTGAATGGTActtccttcaaaaaaaaaaaaatttctctgcCGGTGTGCTGCACCTGTTATTATTTCATCATGTTGAGCGCTATACCCTTCAACTCATGCTTTTCTGATCACATATTTGTTGCAATGCTTGTTTTACTCAGTGATGGGAAAACATAAGAATCTCCTTCCTACTCAACATTTTTACGTGATTTTAATTAAGTTAGGAAAGAATGGCCCTCGGGCTCCATTTCTTTCAAtctggacaaaaaaaaaaaaagttcttgacaGGTAGTTAGATCTTCACCATGAAAATGGCATCTGAGCGCCAAGCGAACCCCCAAGACTATTTCCTTTGCCTCAAGGTCCTGACATGATGTGCGGATAATAAATAGGTGTTGAGCCCTGCTCTAACATGGCCCAAGGACATAGCACCTACAGGACCGAAACTAAAACCTGAACTTTCACCTTATTTTCTGCCCAACCAGTTACGCTATGCTTATCGTTTACAAATGTTGGATTTCACCAATTTTGTTAAGTTTACTTTCTTTAGGAGGTGGGCTTGCGAGTTAAACTATTAGATCACCATTCCTGCAATTGAAAGATCAAAGTTCGAGATTcaagcactaaaaaaaaaaaagcagcaaTCTAATCTATTAAGTTAATCATGTTACACGAATCCAAGTTTACTTGAACAGTAACAAAGCCGGTctgaaaagttaaaacaaatGTTTAGCTTTTGCCGTTGAATTTGTGGGATGAAAAACTTTTGTTGGTCCCcaacaaaattaacataaaCCATGCACAGAGTCTACATCAAAATGGCATTTACCACACGGAAATTCCTTGAGTAGCCTAGCAGTCAATATCAACCGTAAGATGGCTAACTtttgccacaaaaaaaaaagcagagcaCGCAACAAGTATGCACCAAAGGGGTGGAGgctattttttgaaaatttcaataaaacAATGGgctttttaaactttttaacttttcataacCCGTTCTTACCCTctcaaaaagtttctttttgttattttagtgAGGTCATATTGAACATTGCACACTGTGTGCACAATTTTTTCCATGCACATGGATGTGCACATAACGTGGTTCGCCAAGAAGGGCATTAACATGTGTCATTCCGCCAGATTGGAAGAATTTTGGGATCATGGTAAAACAAGAATGCTGATGACATTCATTATTCATAATCCATAGAAAACTATTTCTGCCTtcaaaaagaaaggaggaatcAAACATCACAACATGATATACAACTAAATTTACACAGTTTAGCATATTACAGACTTTGTGAGTTACTACCAAGCGCATGGGAGCTTAATAAAGCAAATGAAAGCTTGAAGCaaataatgaaagaaacaaacaaaacaagaaatggCGTAAGGTAAAGATTTGTAAATTCAAGAATGGCATAAGAAAAAGACTTATAAATTCCATCAACTATGAGAGTTGAGAAGAGAAAGGAGATTGAAACCATAGGTCCCAATATATAGATCTGACATGGTCTGtcttttattaataaaaaggGGGATGCCCTAATAGGAACATTTGCAAGAATACCGTCTACATATTGTGCATTtatacatatgcatatgaaCACATTAATACAAACAACAACAAGAGTCTAGATCAAGTTACGGCTGGGTTTTTATCTTCCTGTAATGTAATGAAAAAATTGCATTTAAGAAACAAATTCTGAAGTATCTTGCTAAAGTTTTAAACATATCGAAGTACATCTGTGATTTGAAGCTCAGACATTCGCTTTTGGAATCACTTTATTTAATCTGCACATTCGGTATCTACAAAATCTAAAATAAATTAAGACTGCATGTGAAATGATCAAATGAGATGAGCAAATTGTTTTCTAACTCTGGCTTTCGAACCTCTCTACCATGTTACTTTGCGTGATAATTTTATGAATTCTTGGGTCGGAAACTAGGAGTACTGAAAACCTGAGACTTGaagttcaaattcatatataagGTGGCATGAATCTGAAAATTTCTCGAACGAATAATTATCTCTCTCCCCTTGCGACGAAGTCTTGTGGCGGAAGACAGCCCGATGGCTGCTGCGTTGATGCTCCCCAACTCACCATTCAAACTATCCCACAATCATCGACTCAGCTCCTCTTCTGCAGCAACACACAACCAACGTCTCCTGCCTCTTCGTGCTTCTCCGCAGCAGGAATCCCCTCTAGAAGCTGTATTGCCGGAACAAAATGAGGTGTGCACCCCATCATACCACCATTTTTATATGGCCTATAGGTCTTCCTCGGAACCTTGACCACCAAAAAACTCccaattttcccttcttttctccaCTTTTTCATgttggttttctattttttgtgttattgtGTGAAGGGTATCAAGAAGAGTGTGAAGGTGCTCAAGGACGCGGCCAAGACAAGAAAGGTTGGGTCCGAAGAAGTTCTCGCGGCGCTGTCTGTGATAGAGAAAGCCAAACTCGATCCTTCTGAGTTTCTTCAAACACTTGGTGGGACGGAGTCTCCTGGAAGGACATGGATGCTTGTCTTCACTGCCAATGTTGGTTGAGATAATTCGAAATGCATTCTTTTGGCCCTTTAAGCATTTGGGGTCATTTGGgcttctttagttttttttttataactgtGATTCTTTCCTGTTTGAAAGGCCGGTTTAAAGAGTGGTGGGTACTTCCCTGTGACAGCAGTTCAACGGTTCGATGCAGATGTGAGTAACTTTATTTCGCTATCTCTTTTGCCATTTTATGTTGGTCTTAAGTCAaactaaatttattgctttgGCATCTTATCTTGGGGACTTTGCTCCTTCGACACTATTTTCTCCAAGTCTCGTTGAGCCCATTCTAGAATTCGTagtaacttttttattttaaaatttcgtaattgaaattttcttgtcctTTTGCTGAACATGAAATTATGCGATGCGTTGGTTGCTTGATTGCTGACAAGTGTTCTTTTCATCAAACTGATTCGTGAAAGTGCTGTGAATAAATTTCGAGTACATCGTTCCCTGAAGCAGTAAGGAGTTACAGATCTTTTGGCCTCGCTGGCTGGAAATGTCTCACTTGTCCACTTTGAGTTATATGCTGATCAGGATAAACTACAGTTCCAATTTATGATTCTTTGCACCATGATGGATGCTTCATCTAGATAATATACCACTAAAAACGCGTCAATTTCTAAGTTTTATAGGTTATTTAGATCCAAAAGTGGCAATGATGTTCTCATTTTCTCTAGGCGAGAGTTCTCCTTCTAGTTGTCTTAGAAAAGATTATATGTAAGAAACTTTTTCATGACGAGTTATCATCTTAATCTAATTGTGTATAAGTTGGTTGTTGGTTGTTGGTTGTTGGTTGTTGGTTGTTGATTGAGTGGCACTGTCTAATCATGCACCACTAAGTTTGAAAGGGGCAAAAAGGCAGAGGAAAGTATCGAATATTTAAGAAATCGGTGAAGTGAAGACACCCCCTTTCCTAGCCAAACCTTGTTCTGTTTGCGTTGTGCCCTTTTGCAAGTACATACTCATACTCTGACAAAAGGACTAGATTCGAAGACAAGGAACAAGGGAGACAGGCATCAACGTTATGCCTTTGCCACTGAAGAAGCTGGCAAAATCTTTGGTCCATCTGATCATTGTTTGCTGAGTGTTGTTTTCTCGAATTTAAATGGGCTTTCTTGTAGGAAGGGAACAGTCATACATCTGCTTATGCTGAACTCGTACTCCTTGAGAACTGGTTTGCTGCCATTTATCGAGCTAATGAATTGGAGCTTGCATGAATGTATAGCAAACTGAAGCGCTGGCTCAGCTTGATCTTGCATGTGCCTGTTCTTTTGTATATGTGGATTTGCATTTGCCTAAGGGCCTACTGTTTTCTGATACAAAAGGCCCTTTATggatatttgtatttttttatgtatttcgAGCACTTTTTTACTCTTCTGATACATCTCATACTTTTTCAGCTTTCTGTTTGAATTACAGGCAATGAGGATCGAAAATGGGGTATACCTAGGCCCGCTGGGATGCCTCACTTTTGAGGGAAGGTTCTCGTGGAAAAAGAGGATCTTGGCcttcatttttgaaaacattcGCATCAAAATTGGACCTCTTGGTCCCCTTCAGATCGGTCTAGGAAATGATAAGGACAGAGAGCCAGGAACGAAGGATCCTTTCTTTATATGGTTCTACATCGATCAAGAAATTGCTGTTGCTCGAGGGAGAGGTGGTGGAACTGCCTTCTGGTGTCGATGTCGTCGTGTTTCTTAGATTGTCTTTgaatttgcaacattatttcTTCTTCCCGTGTTCTACAACGAAGGCCATAAATGAATTGGGAGATGTGTTTCATCTCACAGAAATAATATGATTACTTTCTCATTTCTTTGTACTGATACCTCCATGTATATTCACTGAAAAAGGAAATATGGCTCACAGAAAGTGAAATGGTGACTAATGCATAGGTTTCAGTTGCTGCAGGAACTGCCACCACCATGGCCTTACAATCTTTTGTATGATCCAGGATAGCAATAAGAAGGATTTGCTATACTAGCGATTGCTAACTTAGTTTTCCTTGTCCCTTTGGCCTTTCCAGCAGCAAATCATAAATATATGGGTTCATTTGCAAAATATGCACAAAGTTTGTTGACTAGTTTCAGAAACTGGTTCACATGGCACAATAACTGAAACGGTTTTCTAAGCATCAAGgtaaaacaaattttaatgaAATTAAGAGAACTAGTCTCTTATCTTTTTGCTGAAAGGATGTACCAAACAACTAGCTTAGAACGGTGCTCGTGAAGAGAGTTGTAAAGGCTTTCCATGGTCCGGATTTATGTCGGATACCATATCTAACTCATAACCAGCCAAGTACACGTCAAGATGTGAGTCGAAAAAGGTCAACAAGAACCAGATCTGAGATGATTTTCTGAAAATCTGGCTCGATTACACGGACCAAATactttatatgcattttttgcataaaCTGTCTGTTCCAACTGAAgttgagattttttttgggttaactCAACTGTTGTTTTTGGACGTATTCGGATATGGCTGAACTGGTTACTAGTTTAAAAGCGCACAAAGTGATAAATGAAGCAAAAGTGAAGAGTGTCGTGAAAAAAATATTACCATCAACATAACCGGCAGGATCAGAAAAGTGGCATGTAACAGAACCAGTCGAATGAGGGAGACAAGCTTTaggaaaggaaagaaggttCCCTGGCAATTATGGGTTAAACCTAACGAGACGCAAAACTGTGCGGTAGACTGCCATCGTTAGATTCTTTATATACAGTggaacgtatatatatatatacaaaatggGACTCCATAGAGAGCTGATTAGAGAAGCATAGCCTAATCAGCTTAAGCAATCACCACGAAAAGACCAAACAGGTAGCTGGTTCTCTCGCTATATATTATGTTTCAGGTTCCAAACCATGCGATGATGGAGTATGAAGCAGATATGCCCTGAAATGCACCAACCAGTAAAGAAACCATCAGCAACCAGGAACTGTTACTGTACTATCACCAAATAGTACAAATACAACAGTTACGAAATTTAAAcacaaaaaggtgaaaaaataaTCAGCGAATAGAAGAATACACTTCGTAGGACATTAAGTTGGAAGGTTAGACTGCTAAAATTTAAGACTGGGAAACAAATTCATTGTGGCCAAGCAAATAAAAAACATCAGTTTGGTCTTCCACCACCTTGAAGCAGATTAGGTTGCCTCTTGATATCTATTGCCCACACTGCAAATTTAAGTGACAGAAGAAGAGGGGTGGGGGAAGAGGGACGGTTGATGGTACAACGTCAGCTTTAATCATTACAGGAATAACAGGCTCTGCAGTTGCAAGTGATCGGCAACGGTCTTTCTTTCAAACGAGAACAGATCCTTATCCGCTAAGGCTTTACACCAGAAAATGCTCCAAAATAGTGAAGACTTTCAGAATTTTACTTCAGATCTTTAGAGTTCTTAACATCATTTTCTTAAGCACTAGGCTTTTTTTCTGGTGAACTAAAATTCATCAGGCGCAGGTTCATGATCATCATCTTCCTCTGCAGGAGGATCTGGGGGTGGACCTGGTTCAGCACTCTGATTTGCATTTGCATCAGGATGAAAATTTATAGGGAACTTGGTGACTCTTGGTTTATCAGCTAATATGTTTCTCTGCACCCTATCAATTAAAACCCTTGGGGGTGGTTCTTCTCTGAGCTGCTCATCATCGTAATCATTGTTCACATAGTAGCCTACACGAACGAACTCCTGCCCCAAATAGGAACATGTTAGCAATAATACTGTCACTCCAATGATGTCTTCCTCACGAATCTTTAGAGGGTCTGGTGGATCAGCCTGATAAGAATGAAGATAAGATTTATTAGCACATGAACACTAATATATAGCCCAATCTGCGGGCATGGTTGGATAAGACAACTTACCTGGAACACAAAGCGGTAGTTTCCAACATTGACAGGACCGACAAGCACACTTTCCAGAAGTTGGTCATATGTTTCATCTTCCGCTGATCCTACGTAAATGAGCTTCCATTCCAGGTCTGCAAATATATACTTGAACGTCCATATCAAGCTAATGGCAATTATCATCCATAGTATAATCTGATTAGAGTTTGTAGACACCTTTCAACTAATGCACTAGTTTACATTTGCATAGCCTAAACTTTAGGACGAACATCAATTGACGCCAACTCTCCTTGTCTCATCAAGTCAGAAGAAAAGGTTTCGTTCCTTCGCATCATTATGAGacaattacattttttttttttggtagctGGAACGACGCATTTAAAACACAAAACACACGCCAACAAACCCAGTCGTATTAAAAAAGTTTGTACAAATGTTTGCTTCATTACAAACTGTCAcgtactagaaaaagaaagtgaccACGC containing:
- the LOC116264583 gene encoding SPX domain-containing protein 5-like isoform X2; the encoded protein is MKFGKRLKWQIEETLPDWRDKFLSYKDLKKRVRLMSSSMEEEAAGSSSLTASDMVSNKLSTEEEEFILLLNAEIDKFNAFFMEREEEFVIRQKERIQSVIATLGPNGSRPSEADFKEEMGKLRKEMVNFHGEMVLLENYSNLNYTGIAKILKKYDKRTGALLRLPFIQKVLQQPFFTTDLLSKLIKECENTMHFVFPGEGQQKGGKIAEMAAAEDNIFRNTVAALVTMREIRSGSSTYSQFSLPPLHLGEFPEQSEKLLSLVPIM
- the LOC116264583 gene encoding SPX domain-containing protein 5-like isoform X1, which translates into the protein MKFGKRLKWQIEETLPDWRDKFLSYKDLKKRVRLMSSSMEEEAAGSSSLTASDMVSNKLSTEEEEFILLLNAEIDKFNAFFMEREEEFVIRQKELQERIQSVIATLGPNGSRPSEADFKEEMGKLRKEMVNFHGEMVLLENYSNLNYTGIAKILKKYDKRTGALLRLPFIQKVLQQPFFTTDLLSKLIKECENTMHFVFPGEGQQKGGKIAEMAAAEDNIFRNTVAALVTMREIRSGSSTYSQFSLPPLHLGEFPEQSEKLLSLVPIM
- the LOC116264583 gene encoding SPX domain-containing protein 3-like isoform X3 → MKFGKRLKWQIEETLPDWRDKFLSYKDLKKRVRLMSSSMEEEAAGSSSLTASDMVSNKLSTEEEEFILLLNAEIDKFNAFFMEREEEFVIRQKELQERIQSVIATLGPNGSRPSEADFKEEMGKLRKEMVNFHGEMVLLENYSNLNYTGIAKILKKYDKRTGALLRLPFIQKVLQQPFFTTDLLSKLIKECENTMHFVFPGEGQQKGGKIAEMAAAEDNIFRNTVAALVTMREIRSGSSTYSQFSLPPLHLE
- the LOC116263919 gene encoding uncharacterized protein LOC116263919 isoform X1, with protein sequence MAAALMLPNSPFKLSHNHRLSSSSAATHNQRLLPLRASPQQESPLEAVLPEQNEGIKKSVKVLKDAAKTRKVGSEEVLAALSVIEKAKLDPSEFLQTLGGTESPGRTWMLVFTANAGLKSGGYFPVTAVQRFDADAMRIENGVYLGPLGCLTFEGRFSWKKRILAFIFENIRIKIGPLGPLQIGLGNDKDREPGTKDPFFIWFYIDQEIAVARGRGGGTAFWCRCRRVS
- the LOC116263919 gene encoding uncharacterized protein LOC116263919 isoform X2, yielding MAAALMLPNSPFKLSHNHRLSSSSAATHNQRLLPLRASPQQESPLEAVLPEQNEGIKKSVKVLKDAAKTRKVGSEEVLAALSVIEKAKLDPSEFLQTLGGTESPGRTWMLVFTANAGLKSGGYFPVTAVQRFDADLSV
- the LOC116264210 gene encoding histone chaperone ASF1B-like; translated protein: MSAVNITNVTVLDNPAAFLNPFQFEISYECLVPLKDDLEWKLIYVGSAEDETYDQLLESVLVGPVNVGNYRFVFQADPPDPLKIREEDIIGVTVLLLTCSYLGQEFVRVGYYVNNDYDDEQLREEPPPRVLIDRVQRNILADKPRVTKFPINFHPDANANQSAEPGPPPDPPAEEDDDHEPAPDEF